Proteins encoded in a region of the Zea mays cultivar B73 chromosome 2, Zm-B73-REFERENCE-NAM-5.0, whole genome shotgun sequence genome:
- the LOC103647287 gene encoding E3 ubiquitin-protein ligase: MASTSPHRSSGGDPPSSSTPLISSPTSPASGSPGGPLGRLTSLRGAARFIRRTGSRSLMREPSVAVRETAAEHLEERQTDWAYSKPVVVVDMLWNVAFVAIAAAVLAASLGESPAVPLRVWIAGYVLQCLLHILCVTVEYRRRRRTQEGAGVEDFKFSIVKHLESANTMFSFIWWILGFYWVSAGGQALSHDAPQLYWLTIVFLAFDVFFVVFCIALACVIGIAVCCCLPCIIGILYAVTDQEEGASEDDVNNLSKFKFRTMSDADKLAAGIAAPVGGVMTECGTNPPVEHILSAEDAECCICLCPYEDGVELRELPCNHHFHCSCIDKWLHINATCPLCKFNIVKSNLHREEV, encoded by the exons ATGGCATCGACCTCTCCGCACCGCTCCTCCGGCGGGGATCCACCTTCCTCGTCCACGCCCCTCATCTCCTCGCCGACCTCCCCGGCATCCGGCTCCCCCGGCGGCCCGCTAGGGCGGCTCACGAGCCTCCGCGGCGCAGCGCGGTTCATCCGGCGCACGGGGAGCCGGAGTTTGATGAGGGAGCCCTCCGTGGCGGTGCGGGAGACGGCCGCCGAGCACCTAGAGGAGCGTCAGACCGACTGGGCCTACTCTAAGCCTGTCGTCGTGGTCGACATGCTCTGGAACGTCGCCTTCGTCGCAATCGCCGCGGCCGTCCTCGCCGCGTCGCTGGGCGAGAGTCCCGCTGTGCCTCTCCGCGTCTGGATCGCGGGCTACGTGCTCCAGTGCCTCCTCCACATCCTCTGCGTCACAGTCGAATACAGGCGTCGACGCAGGACCCAGGAGGGAGCGGGTGTTGAGGACTTCAAGTTCAG TATTGTGAAGCACTTGGAGTCTGCAAACACGATGTTTTCCTTTATTTGGTGGATCCTTGGGTTCTATTGGGTGTCTGCAGGTGGTCAAGCTTTATCACATGATGCTCCTCAGCTTTATTG GCTGACAATTGTTTTTCTGGCATTTGATGTTTTCTTTGTGGTCTTCTGTATTGCTTTGGCTTGTGTGATTGGAATCGCTGTTTGTTGCTGCCTTCCGTGCATTATTGGTATCTTGTATGCTGTAACTGATCAG GAGGAGGGAGCATCTGAAGATGACGTAAACAacctttccaaattcaaatttcggACAATGAGTGATGCAGACAAGCTAGCTGCCGGCATTGCAGCACCTGTGGGTGGAGTGATGACAGAGTGCGGTACCAATCCTCCTGTCGAACATATTCTTTCGGCTGAGGATGCA GAGTGCTGTATCTGCCTATGCCCGTACGAAGATGGCGTGGAACTGCGTGAGCTCCCTTGCAACCACCATTTTCACTGCAGCTGTATAGACAAGTGGCTTCACATAAATGCTACATGCCCATTGTGCAAGTTCAACATCGTCAAGAGCAATCTCCACAGAGAAGAGGTCTAG